The following proteins are encoded in a genomic region of Clostridium kluyveri:
- a CDS encoding ABC transporter permease codes for MLIGFIFSIFPASIAISTKTVFLEEAFQDRNGSFKYYYTIKLNSPNSLNINFLQELCKTNFVKSSAIIENIDVNKAGMPPFSIVALLNDTNWHPPLIKGRYFKENEKNSLIMGKDIYSVNSSDFFKLYNKNYKIIGVSGLKDKTGYDEKIFIKLNDMPNDMLEILKSQPSLNISVRSNYNAKTEINNFVSNLNKVNLQQKVKIVDENNNNNISYESLQELLGAPIRLVLIAMINLVIVSYLWIYTKRKDISLRKALGASNIDIIMYIWGQIFICSLVSALMTFLIQHLLYKANITIQNFDVQISPQNILIGLIFSLLLSIITSSFPIIHIIKLQSAEILNEKG; via the coding sequence TTGTTGATAGGATTTATCTTTTCAATATTTCCGGCTTCAATAGCTATTTCTACTAAAACAGTGTTTCTAGAAGAGGCTTTTCAGGATAGAAACGGAAGTTTTAAATACTACTATACGATTAAATTAAATAGTCCTAATAGTTTAAATATAAACTTTTTACAAGAGCTTTGCAAAACAAATTTTGTTAAATCAAGTGCGATTATTGAAAATATTGATGTTAATAAAGCAGGAATGCCTCCTTTTTCAATTGTAGCATTATTAAATGATACTAATTGGCATCCACCCTTAATTAAAGGGAGATATTTCAAAGAAAATGAAAAAAACTCATTGATCATGGGGAAAGATATTTATAGTGTTAATTCCTCAGATTTTTTTAAACTTTATAATAAAAATTATAAGATTATTGGTGTAAGTGGATTGAAAGACAAAACAGGCTATGATGAAAAGATTTTTATAAAATTAAATGACATGCCTAATGATATGCTTGAGATTTTAAAAAGTCAGCCATCTTTAAATATTTCTGTAAGAAGTAATTATAATGCTAAAACTGAGATAAATAACTTCGTTTCTAATCTAAATAAGGTTAATTTACAGCAAAAGGTTAAAATTGTTGATGAAAATAATAATAATAATATTTCGTATGAATCCTTACAAGAGCTTTTGGGCGCTCCTATAAGGCTAGTATTAATAGCAATGATTAACTTAGTAATAGTAAGCTATTTGTGGATTTATACTAAAAGAAAAGATATTTCTTTGAGAAAAGCTCTTGGTGCAAGTAATATAGATATTATTATGTATATATGGGGACAAATATTCATTTGTTCTTTAGTTTCAGCTTTAATGACTTTTTTAATTCAACATTTATTATATAAAGCAAACATAACAATACAAAATTTTGATGTTCAAATTAGTCCCCAAAATATTCTTATAGGATTGATTTTTTCATTATTATTATCAATAATTACATCTTCATTTCCTATAATTCATATTATAAAACTCCAGTCAGCTGAAATATTAAATGAAAAGGGGTAG
- a CDS encoding IS1182 family transposase, whose translation MIKQQQTMILSVYAGIYDLVVPKDNLLRKINELIDFSFVYDELLDKYCLDNGRNAINPTRMFKYLLLKSIFDLSDIDIVERSKYDMSFKYFLDMAPEEEVIDSSSLTKFRKLKLKDVNLLDMLINKTVAIALEKGIIKSSSIIVDATHTKSRYNQKSPREILQERSKKLRKSVYEIDETMKDIFPTKNTVDKLEDEIQYCQKLIDVIEKNEKIASYPKVKEKLNLLNETLEDDIEHLKISSDSDAKIGHKTADSSFFGYKTHIAMTEERIITAATITTGEKNDGKELETLVKKTKEAGFKIDTIIGDSAYSEKGNIELANENDIKLVAKLNPSVTQGFRKGEDEFQFNKDAGLYVCKSGHMAVRKARQGKKNVSKNQTDTYYFDIEKCKTCSFKEGCYKEGAKIKTYSVTIKSDIHKEQMNFQESEYFKEKSKERYKIEAKNSELKHRHGYDVASSSGLFGMQMQGATVIFTVNLKRIIKLMEQK comes from the coding sequence ATGATTAAGCAGCAACAAACTATGATTCTAAGTGTTTATGCAGGTATATATGATTTAGTAGTTCCAAAGGATAACCTTTTAAGGAAAATTAATGAATTAATTGACTTTTCATTTGTTTACGATGAGCTTTTAGACAAGTATTGCTTAGATAACGGACGAAATGCAATCAATCCGACACGTATGTTTAAATATCTTTTATTAAAATCTATATTTGATTTATCAGATATAGATATCGTTGAGCGCTCTAAATATGATATGTCATTCAAATATTTTCTTGATATGGCACCTGAAGAAGAAGTTATAGATTCTAGTTCTTTAACAAAATTTCGTAAACTAAAACTTAAAGATGTAAATCTTTTAGACATGTTAATAAATAAAACTGTAGCAATTGCACTTGAAAAAGGAATAATAAAATCAAGCTCGATTATTGTTGATGCTACTCATACAAAGTCTCGTTACAATCAAAAATCACCTCGTGAAATATTACAGGAACGTTCTAAGAAATTAAGAAAATCAGTTTATGAAATAGATGAAACTATGAAAGATATTTTTCCTACAAAAAATACAGTTGATAAACTAGAAGATGAAATTCAATATTGTCAAAAATTAATTGATGTAATAGAAAAGAATGAGAAAATAGCATCATATCCTAAGGTTAAAGAAAAATTAAATTTATTAAATGAAACCTTGGAAGATGATATTGAACACCTTAAAATTTCATCAGATTCGGATGCTAAAATTGGACATAAAACTGCTGATTCATCATTCTTTGGATATAAGACACATATAGCAATGACTGAAGAAAGAATTATTACAGCAGCAACTATCACAACTGGTGAAAAAAATGATGGAAAAGAACTAGAGACTTTAGTGAAAAAAACTAAAGAAGCTGGATTTAAAATTGACACCATTATTGGTGATTCTGCATACTCAGAAAAGGGTAATATAGAGTTAGCCAATGAGAATGATATAAAACTTGTGGCAAAATTAAATCCTTCTGTAACACAGGGATTCCGAAAAGGAGAAGACGAATTTCAATTTAATAAAGATGCTGGACTTTATGTATGCAAATCAGGCCATATGGCCGTTCGCAAAGCACGTCAAGGAAAGAAGAATGTAAGTAAAAACCAAACTGATACATATTATTTTGATATAGAAAAATGTAAAACTTGTTCTTTTAAGGAAGGTTGCTATAAAGAAGGTGCAAAAATCAAAACTTATTCTGTAACAATAAAAAGTGATATACATAAAGAACAGATGAATTTTCAGGAAAGTGAATATTTCAAAGAAAAATCTAAGGAACGTTATAAAATTGAAGCAAAAAATAGTGAGTTAAAACATAGGCATGGGTATGATGTTGCATCATCTTCAGGTCTCTTTGGCATGCAAATGCAAGGAGCAACAGTTATATTTACAGTAAATTTGAAGAGGATAATAAAATTAATGGAGCAAAAATAG
- a CDS encoding DUF3796 domain-containing protein, producing the protein MFKRKMGYFGFIGFMGFYALKYLTTYNITDLCWIAYFAFFGAFGIAKISIDIPDERYYKNATMAKAFLGNIAIYKMAILFISGVLFPVIRAYMIVFISICFASLVIAYAIKFYILEEG; encoded by the coding sequence ATGTTTAAACGGAAAATGGGATATTTTGGGTTTATAGGATTTATGGGGTTTTATGCTTTGAAATATTTAACTACATATAATATTACAGATCTTTGTTGGATTGCTTACTTTGCATTTTTCGGGGCTTTTGGGATTGCTAAAATTAGTATTGATATTCCGGATGAACGATATTATAAAAATGCTACAATGGCAAAAGCTTTTTTAGGCAATATAGCTATATATAAAATGGCCATACTATTCATTAGCGGAGTTCTTTTCCCTGTTATTCGTGCATATATGATAGTATTTATTTCTATCTGCTTTGCCTCATTAGTGATTGCATATGCTATAAAATTTTACATTTTAGAAGAAGGATAA
- a CDS encoding ABC transporter ATP-binding protein, which yields MTFINLKNIKKIYSKKQNKTFALNGIDLTIDEGDMVAIMGPSGSGKSTLLNILGLIDVPSSGNYSLDGYAVEKIKTRNIHKFRNKYIGFIFQYFALLKDYTMLDNVVLPLTYRRMPHKQRLNKAKEYIEKVGISDYIDKTPGELSGGQQQRIAIARALVGEPSLILADEPTGNLDQKTGQDIMKLLCQINRQKKTIIIVTHDINVAKKCHRIITIVDGKILET from the coding sequence ATGACTTTTATTAATCTTAAAAACATAAAAAAAATATATAGTAAAAAACAAAATAAAACCTTTGCGCTAAATGGAATTGATTTAACTATTGATGAAGGTGATATGGTGGCAATAATGGGACCATCCGGGTCAGGCAAAAGTACTCTTTTGAATATATTAGGCTTGATTGATGTCCCAAGTAGTGGAAACTACTCATTGGATGGATATGCCGTAGAAAAAATAAAAACTAGAAACATACACAAGTTCCGCAATAAATATATAGGTTTTATATTTCAATATTTCGCATTATTAAAGGATTATACAATGCTTGATAATGTTGTATTACCATTAACTTATAGAAGGATGCCGCACAAACAAAGGCTTAATAAAGCTAAGGAATATATTGAGAAGGTTGGAATTTCTGATTATATAGATAAAACTCCAGGTGAGTTATCAGGAGGTCAACAACAAAGGATAGCAATTGCAAGAGCTTTAGTTGGAGAACCAAGTTTAATATTAGCAGATGAACCTACTGGTAATCTTGATCAAAAAACTGGACAAGATATAATGAAACTTTTATGCCAAATAAATCGACAAAAAAAGACTATAATTATAGTAACTCATGATATCAATGTAGCTAAGAAGTGTCACAGAATTATAACTATAGTCGATGGTAAAATTTTAGAAACATAG
- a CDS encoding ABC transporter permease: protein MIRFNSALKELWNRKIITVLIVLQFTLGLFHFITSVNIYYSMNYLSNNNNCLLDTNTTYFMRTHNIKQYRDFSQEMKDSVDQVYKALISSKSIEGYGTYNTYMPLELKNSSKPIAEELKNSLINPQMHVDKPTIETITIDKGYYDMLKESISKGKGFTAADFKKKPEEKQGVILGSFLEKYFDIGDIINDKFIVYGFLKKDKFIPIQNDGNIYVKLDKRMLLPNTNDTMKDSESRYYELVQGTLLKLKNKEDVDTVNKLMLNRGKNLQFYIKNLGDAINDENVAINKNEKPIIIMEIIIGIFFILGIVVITLTSILIRKREFGIKLAFGESLIGIFYQLLIENFITFFIGFVLSLIYFRIKYADVIRNANTMGIVGVFDVKLSFPILVIVFFITFSIVIIANMIILELFLKKLEPKELIGGIE, encoded by the coding sequence ATGATACGATTTAATAGTGCATTAAAAGAATTATGGAACCGAAAAATAATAACTGTTCTTATAGTTCTTCAGTTTACATTGGGCTTATTTCATTTTATAACATCAGTTAACATTTATTACTCCATGAATTATTTAAGTAATAATAACAATTGCTTATTAGATACAAATACTACATATTTTATGCGTACTCATAATATAAAACAATATAGAGATTTTAGCCAGGAAATGAAGGATAGTGTTGACCAAGTATACAAAGCACTTATTAGTAGTAAATCAATAGAAGGGTATGGTACTTATAACACATATATGCCATTGGAATTAAAGAACAGTTCAAAGCCAATTGCAGAAGAGTTGAAGAATAGTCTTATTAATCCTCAAATGCATGTTGATAAACCTACCATTGAAACAATTACAATTGATAAAGGCTACTATGATATGTTAAAAGAATCAATTTCTAAAGGGAAAGGATTTACTGCGGCAGATTTTAAAAAGAAACCTGAAGAGAAGCAAGGAGTAATATTAGGTTCTTTTTTGGAAAAGTATTTTGATATCGGAGATATTATAAATGATAAATTTATTGTTTATGGTTTTCTAAAAAAAGATAAATTTATTCCTATACAAAATGATGGTAATATATATGTAAAGCTTGATAAAAGAATGCTGCTGCCAAATACAAATGATACTATGAAAGATTCCGAAAGTAGATATTACGAATTAGTACAAGGAACCCTGTTAAAGCTGAAAAATAAAGAAGATGTTGATACCGTAAATAAACTGATGTTAAATAGAGGAAAAAATTTGCAATTTTATATAAAGAATTTAGGAGATGCCATAAATGATGAAAATGTAGCTATAAATAAAAACGAAAAACCCATAATAATAATGGAAATAATAATTGGAATTTTTTTTATTTTAGGAATAGTTGTTATTACATTAACTTCAATTCTTATTAGAAAAAGGGAATTTGGTATAAAACTAGCTTTTGGAGAAAGTTTAATAGGTATATTTTACCAGTTATTAATTGAGAATTTTATAACATTTTTCATAGGTTTTGTGTTATCTCTAATATATTTTCGTATAAAATATGCAGATGTTATTAGAAATGCCAACACAATGGGAATAGTCGGTGTTTTTGATGTTAAACTAAGCTTTCCTATTTTGGTTATAGTGTTTTTCATAACTTTTTCTATAGTTATAATTGCAAATATGATTATTCTAGAACTATTCTTAAAAAAACTTGAGCCAAAAGAGTTAATTGGAGGAATAGAGTGA
- a CDS encoding zinc ribbon domain-containing protein: MFFIGIFGIENKNKNILTNRNNICPLCNAYGSYDILKSYNYFHIFFIPLWKWNTRYLIRTHCCMKFCTLDDNIGLRIENGEMVEIKREYIHCDNNHNLCPHCSSQIEPGFHYCPHCGKRI, encoded by the coding sequence ATGTTTTTCATTGGAATTTTTGGAATTGAGAATAAAAATAAAAATATTTTAACAAATCGAAATAATATTTGTCCATTATGTAATGCTTATGGTAGTTATGATATTCTAAAGTCATATAACTATTTTCATATTTTCTTCATTCCTTTATGGAAATGGAATACACGTTATCTTATCAGGACCCATTGTTGTATGAAATTTTGTACACTTGACGATAATATCGGTCTTCGAATAGAAAATGGTGAAATGGTAGAAATCAAAAGGGAGTATATACATTGTGATAATAACCATAATCTCTGTCCCCACTGTTCTTCACAGATAGAGCCTGGATTTCATTACTGTCCACATTGTGGTAAAAGAATATAA
- a CDS encoding helix-turn-helix transcriptional regulator has translation MVNFICNLKKYRQLKELTQEELAKIVGVRRETIMRLEAGKYNPSLKLAIDISRAVDAPIEEIFIFD, from the coding sequence ATAGTGAATTTTATTTGTAATTTAAAAAAATACCGACAGTTAAAAGAACTAACACAGGAAGAATTGGCTAAAATAGTTGGAGTAAGAAGAGAAACAATTATGCGATTAGAAGCAGGGAAATATAACCCATCCTTAAAACTAGCAATAGACATATCAAGAGCTGTTGATGCACCCATCGAAGAAATATTTATTTTCGATTAA
- a CDS encoding CPBP family intramembrane glutamic endopeptidase, whose protein sequence is MLIPHFEEDRSISNGSLRINVEDAILAIFIYIIILVFSGVLFRKNGNSLLKMFMFNSLIAIVMFIITTILFHVLHGIKGKNISGKSSKKFTIRNLLYVTIVILGSRVISNDLVVFILTPFSKILMTKSMLEALNEVVQVPFLAYVCIIGPAMEELVFRGGILGGLLKTYSVKKSIIISSILFGVVHLNGIPFTILGVLFIIYGLKKINGFKIDIC, encoded by the coding sequence GTGCTTATCCCCCACTTTGAAGAAGATAGGAGTATTAGCAATGGTAGCCTTCGGATAAATGTCGAAGATGCCATATTAGCTATATTTATTTATATAATTATATTAGTTTTTTCAGGAGTTTTGTTCAGAAAGAACGGCAATTCTTTATTAAAAATGTTTATGTTTAACAGTCTTATAGCAATAGTTATGTTTATTATAACTACAATTTTATTTCATGTGTTACATGGAATTAAAGGAAAAAATATTTCGGGGAAAAGTTCTAAAAAATTTACTATAAGGAATTTGCTTTATGTGACTATAGTTATATTAGGTTCTAGAGTGATTTCTAATGATTTAGTAGTTTTTATATTAACTCCTTTTAGTAAAATACTAATGACAAAGTCCATGCTGGAGGCTTTAAATGAAGTTGTTCAGGTACCTTTCTTAGCATATGTATGTATCATAGGGCCTGCTATGGAAGAGCTTGTATTTAGGGGGGGTATTTTAGGTGGATTATTAAAAACATATTCCGTTAAAAAATCAATAATAATTTCATCTATATTATTTGGAGTAGTTCACTTAAACGGTATTCCATTTACCATTCTAGGAGTTTTGTTTATAATTTATGGATTGAAAAAAATTAATGGTTTTAAAATAGATATATGTTAA